The Panicum hallii strain FIL2 chromosome 9, PHallii_v3.1, whole genome shotgun sequence genome has a window encoding:
- the LOC112874130 gene encoding expansin-B3-like yields the protein MAAALFSFRAAALAALLLAVIAACGARAQQQPTNASDSQERSLLSYSGGWIPAKATWYGAPTGAGPDDNGGACGFKHTNQYPFSSMTSCGNEPIFKDGKGCGSCYQIRCLKSNHPACSGVPQTVVITDMNYYPVAKYHFDLSGTAFGSMANYGLNDKLRHAGIIDMQFRRVPCNFPGLTINFVVQHGSNPMYLAVLVEFEDKDGDVVQVDIMQHNSGHWEPMHESWGSIWRIDPNRPLKGPYSLRITNESGKQLVAKNIIPDNYIPNTNYRSYVQY from the exons ATGGCCGCCGCGCTCTTCTCCTTCAgggccgccgcgctcgccgcgctcctcctcgccgtGATCGCCGCCTGCGGCGCCCGCGCCCAGCAGCAGCCCACCAACGCCTCCGACTCCCAGGAGAGATCCTTGCTGTCCTACAGCGGCGGCTGGATCCCGGCCAAGGCCACCTGGTACGGCGCGCccaccggcgccggccccgACGACAACG GCGGCGCGTGCGGCTTCAAGCACACCAACCAGTACCCCTTCTCCTCCATGACGTCCTGCGGCAACGAGCCCATCTTCAAGGACGGCAAGGGCTGCGGCTCCTGCTACCAG ATTCGGTGCCTTAAGAGCAACCACCCCGCCTGCTCCGGCGTGCCGCAGACTGTGGTCATCACCGACATGAACTACTACCCGGTGGCCAAGTACCACTTCGACCTCAGCGGCACGGCGTTCGGCTCCATGGCCAACTACGGCCTCAACGACAAGCTCCGCCACGCCGGGATCATCGACATGCAGTTCAGGAG GGTTCCGTGCAACTTCCCCGGCCTGACGATCAACTTCGTCGTCCAGCACGGCTCCAACCCCATGTACCTGGCGGTGCTCGTCGAGTTCGAGGACAAGGACGGCGACGTGGTGCAGGTGGACATCATGCAGCACAACTCCGGCCACTGGGAGCCGATGCACGAGTCCTGGGGATCCATCTGGAGGATCGACCCCAACCGCCCGCTCAAGGGCCCCTACTCGCTGCGCATCACCAACGAGTCCGGCAAGCAGCTGGTGGCCAAGAACATCATCCCGGACAACTACATCCCCAACACCAACTACCGCTCCTACGTCCAGTACTAA